CACTTCTTCGGTGAGCCAGTAACATATGCGATTTTCAAAGAGCGGCGGGGTCAGGACCCCTGAAGAGTTGAAACAGGTCAGCTGGACTAATGAGGCCGGCTGCCCACTCTCAACCAACACATCCCGTCAGACATCAACAGGATGGGCAAGGAGTGATGATACTGATAGGCCTCGGGACTGTCAAGGGATCTTTCCACGAGGCTCCGCGCGCCAGATCGCGGCGTCTCGAGGCGGCATTACCGCGGAGACGCATGACTTTTCAGGCGGTTAGCTTGCGTCAGCGGCCGGACAGTCGCCCGGCGTAGTAGCTCCGCCGCCCCTTGCGGACGATCCAGAAGCGATCGTGCAGCGGCGCCAGGGTGCGCAAGGTGTCGGCGACGCCCGTGACGCGCTGGCCGTTGATCGTGACCCCGCCCCCGGCAAGGAGCTTCCGCGCCTCGCCCTTGGAATCCGCCGCGCCCACGCGCACGAGCAGATCGACGACCCCGAGCGCGCCCGCTTCGTCCGCGCCGATCTCGGCGGTGGGGATCGCGCGGCAGACCTGGTCCAGCTGCGTGGGCGCCAGCGCGACGAGGTCTCCTCCGAACATCGCGGCGCCGATCGCCTCCGCCTCCTTCATCGCCGCGCCGCCGTGCACGAGCGCGGTGACCTCACGCGCGAGCACACGCTGCGCTTCGCGCCGCTCCGGCGCGGCCGCCGTCGCCCGCTCGAGCTCGGCGACCGCCTCGCGCGAGAGGAACGTGAAGTACTTGAGGAACTTCACGACGTCCGCGTCGCCCGTGTTGAGCCAGAACTGATACATCTCGTAGGGTGACGTCCGCGCGGCGTCGAGCCACACGGTGCCCGACTCCGTCTTGCCGAACTTGGTGCCGTCCTCCTTCGTCACCAGCGGATGCACGATGCCGAAGGCCTGCTCGCCGGCGACGCGCCGGATCAGCTCGATCCCCGCGGTGATGTTGCCCCACTGATCGGTCCCGCCGAGCTGGACACGGCATTCCTGGTCCTGGAAGAGACGCAGGAAGTCATAGGCCTGGAGGACCTGGTAGCTGAACTCGGTGTACGAGAGCCCGGCGTCCGCCCGTCCCATGCGCGCGCGCACGGATTCCCTGGCGAGCATGGCGCCGAGGGGAAAGTGCTTGCCGACATCTCGAAGGAATCCAATCGCGTCCATCTTGCCGAGCCAGTCGTAGTTGTTGACGAGGAGCGCGCCGGCCGGCCCCGACCCGAAGTCGAGGAAGCGCTGCACCTGGACCCTGAGCCGTGCCGCCGCCGCCGCCACCTGGTCCTCCGGGCTCAGCGCGCGCTCGCCCGCCTTGCCGCTGGGGTCGCCGATGAGCCCCGTCCCGCCCCCGATGAGCACGATGGGCCGGTGCCCCGCGCGCTGGATCCGGCTCAGCACCACGAGGCCCAGGAGGCTCCCCACGTGGAGGCTGTCCGCGGTGGGGTCAAAGCCGATGTAGGCGCGGCGCCCCGGGGTGGCGAAATGGCGATCGGCGTCGGCGGGGTCGGAGATGTCGCTGATGAGGCCGCGCCACTGGAGATCGTCGAGCAGCGCAGACGTGAAAGTCTTTGGATTCACGCCTGTATAATATCAACGATATGGCCACGCCCCCACGCGGGAAACGGCTCGGCTGGCTGCGGAGCCGGTGGTTCCGGACCCTCGCGTTCGCCCTCGTGGTCGTGTTCTTCCTGGGGGGCCTCGGGATCGGGGTCGCCGCCCTTTGGGCCTTCACCATCCTGCCCCGCTCCCTGCCCGCCGTCACCGCTCTGGAGAACTTCGAGCCCGTGCAGGGCACCAAGGTCTTCGACGACAGCGACGAGCTGATCACCGAATTCCACGTCGAGCGCCGCATCTTCGTGCCGCTCGCCCAGATCCCCAAGCCGCTCAAGGACGCGGTCATCGCCACCGAGGACGCGCGCTTCTACTCCCACTGGGGCGTGGACCCGATGGGTGTCGCGCGCGCGGTGTACCAGAACTTCCGCCACGGGCGCATCGTCGAGGGCGGCAGCACCATCACCCAGCAGCTCGCCAAGGTGCTCTTCCTCACCCCCGACAAGAGCCTCGACCGGAAGCTCAAGGAAGCCGTGCTGGCGGTGGAGCTCGAGCGCCGGTATCCGAAGGACCGGCTCCTCGAGATGTACCTCAACCAGATCTATTTCGGGCACGGCGCCTTCGGCGTGGAGGCGGCGTCCCGCACCTTCTTCGGCAAGTCCGTGAAGGAGCTCACGCTCGCGGAGAGCGCGCTCCTCGCCGGGCTCCCCAAGGCGCCCTCGACCTATTCGCCCTTCGACCATCCCGACGCCGCAAAGCGCCGGCGCAGCACCGTGCTCGCCCGCATGGTGGATGTCAACGCGATCAAGGACGCCGACGCCAAGAAGGTCGCCTCCGCGAAGCTCGAGCTGGTGCCGCCCGAGCGGCGGCGCACCACCGGCCAGTATTACCTCGAGTACGTCCAGCAGGCCCTGGAGTCGGCGTACGGCGCCGACCTCGTCTTCAAGGGCGGGCTCCAGGTCTACACGACGCTCTCGCCCTCGATGCAGCTCAAGGCCGAGCAGTCGCTGCGCGAGGGGCTCAAGGCGCTGGAGACACGGCGGCTGAAGGTCTCGGAGAAGGCGGGGGCGCCGCCGGCGACGGAGCGCCCCGAGGGCGCCCTGCTCGCCCTGGATCCGTCCACCGGCCACATCAAGGCCATGGTGGGCGGCTATGACTTCTTCAAGAGCGAGTTCAACCGCGCCATCCAGGCGCGGCGCCAGCCCGGCTCCGCCTTCAAGCCCTTCGTGTACATTGCCGCGCTCGAGTCGGGGCTCACGCCCGCGACGGTGGTCGACGACTATCCGATCGAGTTCCCCGGCGGCCCCAACAGCAAGCCCTGGAAGCCCGACAACTACGACCGCAAGTTCCGGGGCCCGGTCACCCTCCAGCAGGCGCTGGAGGAGTCGATCAACGTGGTGGCGGTGCGCGTGCAGGACCGGATCGGGCTCAAGCGCACCATCGACGTCGCCCGCCGCCTCGGTGTCGAGAGCCCGCTGGGTGAGAACCTGAGCCTGGCCCTGGGCACCTCCGAGCTGTCGCTGCTCGAGCTCACGTCCGCCTACGGCACCCTCGCGAATCATGGCGTGTGGATCCATCCCACCGCCATCCGCTACGTGCTCGATGCGCAGGGCAAGCTGCTCGAGGAGAACGTGCCCGACGGCAAGCAGGTCGTCTCGCCGGAGGTGGCCTACGTCGCCACCCAGATGCTCAAGGGCACCATCGAGCGCGGCACCGGGGTCGCGGCCAAGGCGCTCGGCCGGCCCGCCGCGGCCAAGACCGGCACCACCAACGACTACTCGAATGCCTGGTTCATCGGCTTCACGCCGCAGCTCGCCACCGGGGTGTGGGTCGGCTTCGATCGCCCGCGCAGCCTCGGCAAGGACGAGACGGGATCGCGCGTCGCGGTGCCGATCTGGACCACGTTCATGAGCGCCGCGCTCGCCGGGCAGCCCGCGGAGGACTTCCCCATGCCCGAGAGGGTCGTCGTGGTGCCGGTGGACCTCGACCGCGGGGACTGCACGCGCCCGGCCCCCATGGCCTTCGTGATCGGCACCGAACCGGCCCACGTCTGCGGGCAGGCCCGCTTCGCAGGCGGTGTCATTCGCGCCCTGCCCCCCGCCCCCGCCGTGACGGCGCCCCTGGGCGCGTCGCCGGCGGCCGCGGCGCCCGCGGCGGCGCCGCCCAAGGAGCCGACGCAGAACCCCTAGGCGTGGATCAGCCGGCGGCGGCCGCGGCGGCGCCGCCGAAGCGCCCGGCGACGGCGCCCCAGTCGCCTCCGGTGAGCAGCTCCTGGAACACCGGCACCAGCTCCCGCATCGGGACCCGGACCTGCAGCATGCTGTCGCGATCGCGGATGGTCACGCGCTGATCGCCCTGCTCGCCCTTCTCGGAGTCGCCCACCGTCTGCACGTCCACCGTCACGCAGTAGGGCGTGCCCACCTCGTCCTGACGGCGGTAGAGGCGCCCGATCGCGGCGGTGTCGTCGTAGACGACGCGCCAGTGCCTGGCCAGCTCGCTCCGGATGCCGTGCGCGGTCTTGACGATCTCCTCGCGCTTCTTGAGGAGTGGTAGCACCGCCACCTTGACGGGCGCGAGCTCGGGATGGAGGCGGAGCACCACCCGCTTCTCGCCCCGCACTTCCTCCTCCTGATAGGCCTCGGCGAGGAAGGCGAGAAGCGCGCGGTCCACGCCCGCCGCGGGCTCGATGACGTAGGGGACCACGTGCTCCTTCCGCTCCTCGTCGAAGTACGTCAGGGTCT
This window of the Candidatus Methylomirabilota bacterium genome carries:
- the tyrS gene encoding tyrosine--tRNA ligase encodes the protein MNPKTFTSALLDDLQWRGLISDISDPADADRHFATPGRRAYIGFDPTADSLHVGSLLGLVVLSRIQRAGHRPIVLIGGGTGLIGDPSGKAGERALSPEDQVAAAAARLRVQVQRFLDFGSGPAGALLVNNYDWLGKMDAIGFLRDVGKHFPLGAMLARESVRARMGRADAGLSYTEFSYQVLQAYDFLRLFQDQECRVQLGGTDQWGNITAGIELIRRVAGEQAFGIVHPLVTKEDGTKFGKTESGTVWLDAARTSPYEMYQFWLNTGDADVVKFLKYFTFLSREAVAELERATAAAPERREAQRVLAREVTALVHGGAAMKEAEAIGAAMFGGDLVALAPTQLDQVCRAIPTAEIGADEAGALGVVDLLVRVGAADSKGEARKLLAGGGVTINGQRVTGVADTLRTLAPLHDRFWIVRKGRRSYYAGRLSGR
- a CDS encoding PBP1A family penicillin-binding protein, translating into MATPPRGKRLGWLRSRWFRTLAFALVVVFFLGGLGIGVAALWAFTILPRSLPAVTALENFEPVQGTKVFDDSDELITEFHVERRIFVPLAQIPKPLKDAVIATEDARFYSHWGVDPMGVARAVYQNFRHGRIVEGGSTITQQLAKVLFLTPDKSLDRKLKEAVLAVELERRYPKDRLLEMYLNQIYFGHGAFGVEAASRTFFGKSVKELTLAESALLAGLPKAPSTYSPFDHPDAAKRRRSTVLARMVDVNAIKDADAKKVASAKLELVPPERRRTTGQYYLEYVQQALESAYGADLVFKGGLQVYTTLSPSMQLKAEQSLREGLKALETRRLKVSEKAGAPPATERPEGALLALDPSTGHIKAMVGGYDFFKSEFNRAIQARRQPGSAFKPFVYIAALESGLTPATVVDDYPIEFPGGPNSKPWKPDNYDRKFRGPVTLQQALEESINVVAVRVQDRIGLKRTIDVARRLGVESPLGENLSLALGTSELSLLELTSAYGTLANHGVWIHPTAIRYVLDAQGKLLEENVPDGKQVVSPEVAYVATQMLKGTIERGTGVAAKALGRPAAAKTGTTNDYSNAWFIGFTPQLATGVWVGFDRPRSLGKDETGSRVAVPIWTTFMSAALAGQPAEDFPMPERVVVVPVDLDRGDCTRPAPMAFVIGTEPAHVCGQARFAGGVIRALPPAPAVTAPLGASPAAAAPAAAPPKEPTQNP